ACCTTTTGATTTGGATTCTGGGCCACTGTATTGACTGAAATAAACGACGGGTAAGTCTACCTTCAGAAACAAGGATCGTCTATTCGAGACTGCGCACttaaatggaaaacaaaaacatcaataaCTATTAATCGGAAGGGCAACGTTGAAGCCATTATTACCTTCAGCGAAAGTATTTGCTCTGATCTGAGGATTAGTGCAGAACATCAAAGATGTATTGGTCACACTAAAAAGAAGTCAAGCGAAAAAGGTGAAGATTTTGTATAAACACAGAAGAACGAGCTACGGAGTGAGATTTATTCTTCCTTGGACGTgatagttcaagaaataatttCCCAATATGATCATATCATGATGCAGTAGGTGAATATGAATTTTGTCGCTAAGACAACTATTGAATCCTCAGATTGAAATCGATCTCGATAGTGCTCATAGCAGCattgacaaaacaaaatttcacctggagcgaaagaggcgcCAACAGTTTGTCGCAATTTCTTCAGAAACCTTTGAACTTCTCAGACAAGGACATGTTTGAAATCTTGagcttaaaacaaataaataaaaagatagcAGCTAGAATGCAACTAGATGATTTATTTCTTAATAGTGTTTAAATATTCGTGATGCCTATTGAATACCAGattctgctttgagagaaaaagaatgatGTCCAAGATTTTTTTCGGGTAGCATTAACAGATTTCTAGAGTTCTGACTATTGCGGTAAGTGTGGCTATGTGCAAGTGAAGTTGTTTTTCAGATTTAATTAAGTTGATCAAGAATTAATACCGTTCAACGAATAAAAATTGCCTTTCACTTATTAGGTGATTGGTGGAAAACATAgttttcgataaaattattaatagttTTTGAGGCCAAGAAAGCACCTAATATTTATTGGCAGCATATTATGTTAACGGTTAATAATGTATTTTCTCTGTTTTATATCCGAGGGGGCGGGGCATCATGAGGAGAAGCCGCACTgggcatcaaataccctagctacgccactgggttgACCAGTGTATTGACTTTTTCAATGACGCAAAGTTTGACTTTCTCGTTAACTCCGTGAGGAACATGTGAAACTTGCATGTTTTCTGGTGTTCTGTGTTGTTTTATATGAAATGCACTCTCACATTAAAATCAGTATGGATCAATTAGTGTACAGTCACATTCAACTTACTTGAGGGGGCCTAACGTCCTATTTCAGTAACCGGGCTCAAGGGTAAATTGTGAAGCACTGACTCAAACACCATGACttttgaatgttttaaaaaagaccAATCAGCAAGGGCCAAAGGGCCGACCAAGAGTTTGTGCGTAACCCAAACTTCCACTTATATGTAAAGCTCTTTATAAACTTATATAAGTATTTCAATTTCCTAGAACTGTGATATCAACTGTGTATACTGTGTTCAAATCATCTTTCGGGTGCCTCAACGTTTGTGTATGACTTGTTCAGGATATTGTTATGGAGGTTGTAATTGTGTATgcattttatttgaatgttttatatattttattcttcCTCTGTCTCGACTCTGGCAGGAAAAAAAGACGAACAACCCGAGATTCAAACTGCAGGATAAATATGGATTTTGTAAAAGACAGGGGAGAGAAACACATGGTAAGTATAGAGAATGAGATTTACAGCCTCTTAATTACAGCACTGTATAGTTATCCTCTTACCTTATAATCTTGTAGATTACATTATGCtaattcaaaagaaaagacttgtcaatcttgtcatgcatgtaAATCAGTGACTTATCGttgcttttcctggctgattcaggcagccctCTCCCTTTCATGGCACTTGGCAAATCGGAGGACTTGTACGAATCtgtcctaacatatggaataagaaatgtacctccatttttgtgtctttctggatATTCTAGgcttaggttttgtttttgaatttgtAAATTAAGGTTCAGTGTTATATGTAtcattgttactttactttttattcttctgtccttaagtgtctctttaattattttgctaATAATGTTACTGAAATCAAACGTGaaaattcatttgttataaatcttcCTCCTATTGTCTTGAGCAATGTTAGCTCACTAAATAACAAAATGGACGAACTTGATTGTTGCTGCAGAAATTTCTACCAATTCCGTGAAAGCTCCACATTCTGTCTCACTTAAACATGACTAAATGAAAGTATTCCCGACActtcaattgtaaacaaaaagtttgCTTGCGTCCATCGCAATCACTCTGAAAATAGCAAGAGAATAATGCAACTCGCAATAATGTGTCCAAATTCAGCGATATGTCTAAAGCAAATCAAGCTGATGTGTCACAACAGACGCTGGATATCTTCAACATCGAGACTCTTTCTTGCAATTATCGACAATGTTATAGAAATACATTAAACAGGCTGCATTCGGGTTCCCATGGAGTAAACCAAACCGAGTTGGATTTTGCATACGACatagcattactttgaaatacaattaaatgtatacacgAGATAACGGATAATGTCGCCCTCAAACTTATGCATATTGGGTGCAGGTACCTCCATCAACATTGGTCCTACAGATCCTGGACAAATAGAAAAGTTCACCTATTTAGGCTGCAGTGTTATCTCAAGTGATGGAGATTCATATCGTGTTGTTGCATGtcggattggaaagcaggagccGTCTTTCAAAAAGTACGGTCAATCTTCAGGTATATCCACCTGTAGGCATTATTCATTCAAGAGCCTAAAAAATTAATCTTtgggaacattttgcgcaccgtcttctaaatctagatctatttggctatcattcaaatattataaagtctagtagatttagaCAATGATTTTTCCTCGGGGGAGGGGTGGAGGTCGGAGTAAAAATTTTCCACTGTCTTTTTCTAAAAGTAACATTCATAAGTgattaaaagcaaaataatgGCTCCTTATGATGTATctatgagatttaaaaaaaaaaaagtattttatatgtttttcttgttaaaaattGTAGGAAACACATGATAtcaaaagtttattattttattttatgtttaaaatatttctctacAGGAATCTCAAGTTATTTACAAACTTCGTTACAGAGCCAgtgaaaataagaaaaaaatgactCAAGTCTGTTATTTTGGATTAGAAGAAAATGATGCAAATAAATCTGGTACAGACATAACTTCGTCGTCACTCCAAAAGACAGAGTATGTCAATAAGTCACTGGTACCATTAGTGTTGTTGATGACAATGCCCAATTTTGTAATAGTCTTATGGTACACTGTCATACATTGTAATGGAAGTTATCTTCAAATGCTGTCTGTTTTTACCGAGAAGTCTGTCTTCTCTGGTATGTCTTACATATGGAGTCTAGCCAGAAGCCCGTCTCCTGTAATCATTTGGTCTCTAGTCTTGTATGGCGTGTATGCCCTGGCTATGATGAAATTATTACCTGGCCAGACAGTCTTTGGACCTGTAACACCGAAAGGGAATGTTCCAGTCTATAAAGACAATGGCTTCCTATTTTTTGTTCTAACCATGATATTGTTTTGGACATTGACTCTACTCCTGCATCCTTTTGGAATCTCACCATCAATGTATTACGACAAATTTGATGAGATGATTGTTGCCTTAAATGTCTGCAGTTTACTTTTCTGTTTCGCTCTGTACCTCAAAGGAAAACTGGCCCCATCGTCTACTGACTCTGGATCATCAGGGAACATAATATTTGATTACTACTGGGGCATGGAACTTTATCCTCGAATTTATGGTTTTGACGTGAAAGTTTTCACCAACTGTAGATTTGGCTTGATGTTTTGGGCTTTGATGGTTTGTATTCACGCCGTGAAAAGTTATGAACTTCATGGGTTTGTTGACTCAATGTTTGTTTCGGCATTGCTGCAGATTGTTTACCTGGCCAAGTTCTACTGGTGGGAAGCTGGATATCTCTCTACCATAGACATTATGGTGGATAGGGCTGGGTTTTATCTATGCTGGGGTTGCATGGTTTACGTACCCGTGCTCTACACGTTGGTTACATTTTATCTGGTCACACACCCAGTACATTTAGGCTTGCCAGTTAGTGCCGTATTGATTCTTGCTGGCCTGCTCAGTCTCTATATCAATTATGAAGCTgacttacaaaaacaaaaagttcgcAAGACAAATGGAGAGTGTTTGATTTGGGGACAGAAGCCGGACATCATTCGTGCCAAGTATCAGCTGGAGACTGGTGAAACTAAAGAGAGTATTCTGTTGGCCTCGGGGTGGTGGGCTGTCTCCAGACACTTCCATTACGTTCCTGAAATAATGCTCGCATTTTTATGGTCCTTGCCGGCAATGTTTGAGAATCTCCTGCCTTATACGTACGTTATTTTTCTCGTCGTCCTTCTAATACATCGAAGTTTCCGAGATGATGGAAAGTGTTGTCAAAAATATGGAACATTCTGGAGTCAGTATTGTGAGAAGGTACACTACAGAATAGTGCCTCATGTGTTCTAGACATGTAGTCTGAACACCTGAGACAGCCCAGTCGGATGAAGAACATGCAAACAATTAGACCAAATCTCAATACTCAATCTCccattttcgatataaaattaatttattattacttaatcattaattaattgttttttgttttgtttattcatgcaatgttttttatttgagaGTAGGAAGcgagagaaataacgtatacaagaGTTGTAACAGACAAGAGTTGTAACAGACAAGAGTTGTAACAGACAAGAGTTGTAACAGACAAGAGTTGTAACAGACAAGAGTTGTAACAGACAAGAGTTGTAACAGACAAGATTTGTAACAGACAAGAGTTGTAACAGACAtgagttgttgtttcttttaagTACTTCTACGTGATTGATACGGGTATATTTATTAACTCATTCGGACATTATTCGTTGTAcaaatagatttaaatatttctagaaGGTTCGCCTTTACATATACTTCATAGTCTTAGTGACTGAGTTtgttgagaaaaaaataagTTCATTTCTGAACTATATGAAGACAAAACACAGCTTTTAGAATAAGTTTAGGCAAAAATCCAAAGagtaacaaaatgtatatttaaaaaaaaagccatttctGGAATatattaagaaaataaacaacGCATTTCTAGACACTGTCATGAGAAAAATATCTACATTTCTTAATGCAAAAGAAAAGATAACCCCAGTTCTAAGTTATGTAGTTTCTGCGCTCTAGATTGCACTGAAATATCAATTTTCGTTTCATAGACGAATACGAcattgtaactagatctagtcaatcgtATGCCATGATTGCGTAATTTTTATGTTGGATTTATTTCTTGTGACGAATTCATGTTTTGACTGATGGATATTTA
This genomic stretch from Biomphalaria glabrata chromosome 4, xgBioGlab47.1, whole genome shotgun sequence harbors:
- the LOC106067259 gene encoding uncharacterized protein LOC106067259 — protein: MLSVFTEKSVFSGMSYIWSLARSPSPVIIWSLVLYGVYALAMMKLLPGQTVFGPVTPKGNVPVYKDNGFLFFVLTMILFWTLTLLLHPFGISPSMYYDKFDEMIVALNVCSLLFCFALYLKGKLAPSSTDSGSSGNIIFDYYWGMELYPRIYGFDVKVFTNCRFGLMFWALMVCIHAVKSYELHGFVDSMFVSALLQIVYLAKFYWWEAGYLSTIDIMVDRAGFYLCWGCMVYVPVLYTLVTFYLVTHPVHLGLPVSAVLILAGLLSLYINYEADLQKQKVRKTNGECLIWGQKPDIIRAKYQLETGETKESILLASGWWAVSRHFHYVPEIMLAFLWSLPAMFENLLPYTYVIFLVVLLIHRSFRDDGKCCQKYGTFWSQYCEKVHYRIVPHVF